In Brachypodium distachyon strain Bd21 chromosome 2, Brachypodium_distachyon_v3.0, whole genome shotgun sequence, one genomic interval encodes:
- the LOC104582643 gene encoding endoribonuclease Dicer homolog 3a-like translates to MRERFDLPKTTRSYVQSRGRARQKDSQYILMIERGNVKQNNLMSTILRSEISMVRTALNRDSEDLLPAFFPIGEINEYRVGTTGAKVTADSSVNVIVQYCDKLPKDKYHTRRPLFEFTDHGDGFVCKLTLPSSDVLPPLVGPKVRSKQKAKQLVCLDACKQLHLLGALDDCLCPRVEEPSMGTVNKANACTSSSVAGT, encoded by the exons ATGCGTGAAAGATTTGATTTGCCAAAGACTACTCGTAGTTATGTGCAGTCACGTGGACGAGCACGCCAGAAGGACTCTCAGTACATACTAATGATTGAACG GGGAAATGTGaaacaaaataatttgatGTCTACGATTCTGAGAAGTGAGATTTCTATGGTTAGGACTGCTTTGAACAGAGATTCCGAGGATCTACTCCCTGCTTTCTTCCCTATTGGAGAAATAAATGAATACCGTGTTGGCACAACAGGAGCAAAAGTAACCGCTGATTCTAGCGTTAATGTCATCGTCCAGTACTGCGACAAGCTTCCCAAGGACAA GTACCACACCAGAAGACCTTTATTTGAGTTCACCGATCATGGTGATGGTTTTGTGTGTAAATTAACACTACCATCTAGCGATGTGCTGCCGCCTTTGGTGGGTCCAAAAGTAAGAAGCAAGCAGAAAGCGAAACAACTTGTATGCCTTGACGCATGCAAGCAGCTGCATCTGCTAGGAGCACTTGACGACTGCCTTTGTCCTCGTGTTGAAGAGCCATCAATGGGAACCGTGAATAAAGCCAACGCTTGCACATCTAGTTCTGTTGCAGGTACGTGA
- the LOC104583148 gene encoding endoribonuclease Dicer homolog 3a — MAGVEAGGEATTMGIADSAPVSNGKMNALKRPPESFAEEDEARRQKRQKIECQGFTSRRYQLDVYEVAKERNTIVMLDTGAGKTMIAVMLIKEFGGKIDRAINDPKIIIFLATTVQLVTQQFEAIKTHTDFEVELCYGAKGVDPWTASAWQEKVSKYQVMVMTPEVFLQALRSALLILDKEFYHNSEHKLKVFGMTASPVIRKV, encoded by the exons ATGGCCGGGGTGGAAGCGGGAGGCGAGGCGACGACGATGGGCATCGCTGATTCTGCGCCCGTCTCCAATG GTAAGATGAATGCTTTGAAAAGGCCACCAGAATCATttgctgaagaagatgaagcaAGAAGGCAGAAACGACAGAAGATAGAGTGTCAAGGCTTCACATCTAGAAG ATATCAGCTTGATGTCTATGAGGTTGCGAAGGAGCGAAACACGATTGTGATGCTTGACACAGGGGCAGGGAAGACCATGATTGCTGTGATGCTTATCAAGGAGTTCGGGGGGAAGATAGACAGAGCAATTAACGATCCAAAGATCATCATATTCCTTGCAACAACAGTTCAGCTTGTCACACAG CAATTTGAGGCCATCAAAACCCACACAGATTTTGAGGTGGAGCTCTGTTATGGTGCTAAGGGGGTTGATCCGTGGACGGCTTCTGCATGGCAAGAAAAAGTCTCAAAATATCAG gtcATGGTGATGACACCAGAGGTGTTTCTACAAGCTTTACGTAGTGCATTACTGATCTTGGACAAG GAGTTCTATCACAACTCTGAACACAAGCTGAAGGTGTTCGGCATGACAGCATCGCCTGTTATAAGAAAAG TATGA